Proteins encoded within one genomic window of Rhododendron vialii isolate Sample 1 chromosome 1a, ASM3025357v1:
- the LOC131336295 gene encoding non-specific phospholipase C4-like, which translates to MAPETTTQFPIKTVVVLVQENRSFDHMLGWMRSLNPEINGVTGSEYNLLSTSDPNSTKITFGEHSVYVDPDPDHSIQSIYEQVFGQPWSSESASENLEPTMSGFAQNAERFLKGMSTTVMNGFDPNAVPVYKELVAEYAVCDRWFAAVPASTQPNRLFVHSATSHGATSNNTKQLIEGFPQKTIFESLDESGHSFGIYYQYPPSTLFYRNLRKLKYIKNFHPFDIDFKNHCKEGKLPNYVVVEQRYYDLKILPGNDDHPSHDVSQGQKFIKEVYEALRSSPQWNEMLFIIMYDEHGGFFDHVPTPVTGVPSPDGIVGPEPYNFQFDRLGVRVPVIIISPWIERGTVLHGPSGPFPTSEFEHSSLPATVKKIFNLKEFLTKRDAWAGTFEGVISLSSPRTDCPVTLPEPMKLRAVDANEDAKLTEFQEELVQMAATLCGDHKKDTYPHKLVENMTVGQAIEYVNNAFKDFLDECEKARESGADGDHICVPGDLVPPGPADKKSKKSFASMFLSCIACGNN; encoded by the exons atggCTCCCGAAACAACAACCCAATTCCCGATAAAAACAGTGGTAGTCCTGGTCCAAGAAAACCGCTCATTCGACCACATGCTTGGGTGGATGAGATCCCTCAACCCAGAAATCAACGGCGTAACCGGATCCGAATATAACCTCCTCTCCACCTCCGACCCGAACTCTACCAAAATCACATTCGGTGAACACTCCGTCTACGTCGACCCAGATCCGGACCACTCCATCCAATCCATCTACGAGCAG GTATTCGGCCAGCCATGGAGCTCCGAATCCGCTTCCGAAAATCTCGAACCAACAATGTCCGGCTTCGCCCAGAACGCGGAGAGATTTCTGAAGGGCATGTCGACGACGGTGATGAACGGGTTCGACCCGAACGCCGTGCCCGTTTACAAGGAGCTGGTGGCGGAGTACGCGGTGTGTGACAGGTGGTTTGCGGCGGTGCCGGCGTCGACGCAGCCGAACAGGTTGTTTGTTCATTCGGCGACTTCGCATGGGGCCACGAGCAACAACACGAAGCAGTTGATAGAAGGGTTTCCGCAGAAGACAATATTTGAATCGTTGGATGAAAGTGGGCATAGCTTTGGGATATACTATCAGTACCCTCCTTCCACCCTGTTCTATAg GAACCTTAGAAAACTGAAGTACATTAAGAATTTTCATCCATTTGATATAGACTTCAAGAATCATTGCAAAGAGGGGAAGCTACCAAACTACGTTGTCGTTGAACAAAGGTACTATGACTTGAAAATCCTACCCGGTAACGATGACCACCCTTCGCATGATGTGTCTCAGGGCCAGAAATTCATCAAGGAAGTTTATGAAGCGCTGAGATCAAGTCCCCAGTGGAACGAAATGTTGTTCATCATTATGTACGACGAGCATGGCGGATTTTTCGATCACGTGCCAACACCTGTCACAGGAGTTCCGAGTCCTGACGGCATCGTGGGCCCCGAGCCATATAACTTCCAATTCGACCGCCTCGgcgttagggttccggtcatcATAATTTCTCCTTGGATTGAGCGTGGAACAG TGTTGCACGGGCCATCGGGACCGTTCCCGACATCAGAGTTTGAGCATTCTTCCCTTCCGGCCACtgttaaaaagattttcaatCTGAAAGAGTTCTTGACAAAGCGAGACGCATGGGCAGGAACTTTTGAAGGTGTTATCAGCCTAAGTAGCCCAAGAACAGATTGTCCAG TTACATTACCAGAACCAATGAAGCTAAGAGCGGTGGAcgcaaatgaagatgctaaatTGACTGAGTTCCAAGAAGAACTGGTGCAAATGGCAGCAACACTATGTGGAGACCATAAGAAGGACACTTACCCTCACAAACTAGTTGAGAACATGACTGTTGGCCAGGCCATTGAATATGTTAACAACGCGTTCAAGGACTTCTTGGATGAGTGCGAGAAAGCGAGGGAAAGTGGTGCGGATGGCGACCACATTTGTGTTCCAGGAGATCTAGTACCACCTGGGCCAGCAgataaaaaatcaaagaaatcatTTGCTTCCATGTTCTTGTCTTGTATTGCTTGTGGTAATAACTGA